The Acidobacteriota bacterium genome includes a region encoding these proteins:
- a CDS encoding YIP1 family protein, translating to MSEVLAPAPTSQPPSGSNVFARFWGILVSPRAAFADVAAKPRWFGMMALVIIVSCVLTGGFLSTKIGQQAYLDQAVRSAEMWSKQPVTDAQYALYEKLAKYAGAMFAGQIIILSPIMTLIIAGILFAVFNAALGGDSSFKQLFAVVVHAGSVSVVQQVFVTPLNYVRESMSSATNLAVFLPMLDEGSFLAKLLGTVDLFLVWYVIVLATGLSVLYKRKTGPIATALFVVYGIIAVIIAAVTSGRAGA from the coding sequence ATGAGTGAAGTTCTCGCACCCGCGCCAACCAGCCAACCGCCGTCTGGCTCGAACGTGTTCGCCCGATTCTGGGGGATTCTGGTGTCGCCGCGGGCGGCGTTCGCTGACGTCGCGGCCAAGCCCCGGTGGTTCGGGATGATGGCTCTTGTGATCATCGTCTCGTGCGTCCTGACGGGCGGGTTCCTGTCGACCAAGATCGGCCAGCAGGCCTATCTCGACCAGGCGGTCAGGTCGGCCGAAATGTGGAGCAAACAGCCGGTCACCGACGCCCAGTACGCGTTGTACGAGAAGCTGGCGAAGTACGCCGGGGCGATGTTCGCCGGGCAGATTATCATCCTCAGCCCGATCATGACGCTCATCATCGCCGGCATCCTGTTCGCGGTGTTCAACGCGGCGCTGGGGGGCGACAGCTCGTTCAAGCAACTGTTCGCGGTCGTCGTGCACGCCGGATCGGTCTCGGTGGTCCAGCAGGTGTTCGTCACGCCGCTCAACTACGTGCGCGAGTCGATGTCGAGCGCCACCAACCTCGCCGTGTTTCTCCCGATGCTCGACGAGGGGAGTTTTCTGGCGAAGCTGCTGGGCACGGTCGATTTGTTCCTCGTCTGGTACGTCATCGTCCTGGCCACTGGTCTGAGCGTGCTCTACAAGCGCAAGACCGGGCCCATTGCCACGGCGCTGTTCGTGGTCTACGGCATTATTGCCGTCATCATCGCCGCGGTCACGTCCGGCCGCGCGGGGGCATGA
- the pilB gene encoding type IV-A pilus assembly ATPase PilB, whose translation MAVRIGELLLKERRITPDQLQEALAYHKAHGGKLGSALVKLGFVKGEDITALLSRQYGVPSINLPQFEIDAAVIKLIPVETAQKYQVIPVSRTGATLTIAMTDPTNVFAMDDIKFMTGYNVDPVVASESAVMEAIQKYYATAAAQTGGETALEMASRVLDEMPIAGDADVEVVGDLEEISVNALLKQGEEAPIIRLVNVLLMSAMQKGASDIHIEPYEKEYRVRYRIDGVLYTIMNPSMKFRDAIASRLKIMAKLDIAEKRLPQDGRIKIRYNDQGKSKDIDFRVSVLPTLFGEKIVMRLLDRDKLMLDMTRLGFDPEPLARYEAAIQRPWGMVLVTGPTGSGKTNTLYSSISRLNTPETNIMTAEDPVEFNLVGINQVQIRESIGLTFAAALRAFLRQDPNIILVGEIRDFETAEIAVKAALTGHLVLSTLHTNDAPSTISRLMNMGIEPFLVSSSVNLICAQRLVRRVCAACAQPAPVPPPALAKAGFDADDAQTVVPQRGAGCEKCNSTGYKGRVGLYEVMDITESLKELVLVGASSQELRRKAVEEGMITLRRSGLEKIKAGVTTMEEVLRETVN comes from the coding sequence ATGGCTGTACGCATCGGAGAGCTGCTCCTCAAGGAGCGGCGCATCACACCGGACCAACTCCAGGAAGCGCTGGCCTACCACAAGGCCCATGGCGGCAAGCTGGGGTCTGCCCTGGTGAAACTGGGCTTCGTGAAAGGCGAAGACATCACGGCGCTGCTGAGCCGGCAGTACGGCGTACCCTCCATCAACCTCCCCCAGTTCGAGATCGATGCGGCCGTCATCAAGCTGATCCCGGTTGAAACCGCCCAGAAGTACCAGGTCATTCCCGTCAGCCGCACGGGCGCGACGCTCACGATCGCGATGACCGATCCGACCAACGTGTTCGCCATGGACGACATCAAGTTCATGACGGGCTACAACGTCGACCCGGTGGTGGCGTCGGAGTCGGCGGTCATGGAGGCCATCCAGAAGTACTACGCGACGGCGGCGGCCCAGACCGGGGGCGAGACGGCGCTCGAGATGGCCTCACGCGTGCTCGACGAAATGCCCATTGCGGGCGATGCGGACGTCGAAGTGGTCGGGGATCTCGAGGAGATCAGCGTCAACGCGCTGTTGAAGCAGGGGGAGGAGGCGCCGATCATCCGCCTGGTCAACGTGCTCCTGATGTCGGCCATGCAGAAGGGCGCGAGCGACATTCACATCGAGCCGTACGAGAAGGAGTACCGGGTGCGGTACCGCATCGACGGCGTGCTCTACACCATCATGAATCCGTCGATGAAGTTCCGGGACGCCATCGCGTCGCGGCTGAAGATCATGGCGAAGCTCGACATCGCCGAGAAGCGCCTGCCGCAGGATGGACGCATCAAGATTCGCTACAACGACCAGGGCAAGTCCAAGGACATCGACTTCCGCGTCTCCGTCCTGCCGACGCTGTTTGGCGAGAAGATCGTCATGCGGCTGCTCGATCGCGACAAGCTGATGCTCGACATGACACGGCTCGGGTTCGACCCGGAACCGCTGGCACGTTACGAGGCCGCGATCCAGCGGCCGTGGGGGATGGTGCTGGTGACTGGGCCGACCGGCAGCGGCAAGACCAATACGCTCTACTCGTCGATTTCCCGCTTGAACACCCCCGAAACCAATATCATGACGGCCGAGGATCCGGTCGAATTCAACCTGGTCGGTATCAATCAGGTCCAGATTCGTGAGAGCATCGGCCTGACGTTCGCCGCCGCGCTGCGCGCGTTTCTGCGGCAGGACCCGAACATCATCCTGGTGGGCGAGATCCGCGACTTCGAGACGGCCGAGATTGCCGTCAAGGCGGCGCTGACCGGACATCTGGTGCTGTCGACCCTGCACACCAACGACGCGCCGAGCACGATCAGCCGACTGATGAACATGGGTATCGAACCCTTTCTGGTCTCGAGCTCGGTCAATCTGATTTGCGCCCAGCGGCTCGTGCGGCGCGTGTGCGCGGCCTGCGCGCAGCCGGCCCCGGTGCCCCCGCCGGCGCTCGCCAAGGCCGGGTTCGACGCCGATGACGCCCAAACGGTCGTGCCCCAGCGCGGAGCCGGTTGCGAGAAGTGCAACAGCACCGGCTACAAGGGCCGCGTGGGCCTGTACGAAGTCATGGACATTACGGAGTCGCTGAAGGAACTCGTGCTGGTCGGCGCCTCGAGCCAGGAGCTCCGGCGCAAGGCGGTCGAGGAAGGGATGATTACGCTGCGGCGGAGCGGCCTCGAGAAGATCAAGGCCGGCGTGACAACGATGGAAGAGGTATTGAGAGAGACGGTCAACTGA
- a CDS encoding type IV pilus twitching motility protein PilT, translating into MAMLPDLLKKAIEMGASDLHITAGTPPQVRVRGSLVRLEMPVLTPAETKQIAYSVLTDLQKKRFEETLELDFSFGMRNLARFRCNVFSQRGAVGAVYRVIPELIRNLKDLGLPQVVSMLADRPRGLVLVTGPTGSGKSTTLAAIIDKINIERHHHILTIEDPIEYIHEHKNCLVNQRELLGDTQTFGAALRSALREDPDVVYIGEMRDLETVESALRIAETGHLTFATLHTNSASQTVNRIVDVFPAHQQTQIRTQLSMVLEGIVCQTLLPRADGKGRVVAVEVLIPTTAIRNLIREDKVHQIYSSMQAGQEKAGSQTLNQSLASLYYAGAISLDVARAASSSKDDQPGCRHGAGGRDRTACRARWNT; encoded by the coding sequence ATGGCGATGCTTCCGGATCTGCTGAAGAAGGCGATCGAAATGGGCGCGTCCGACCTGCACATCACCGCCGGCACACCTCCCCAGGTCCGTGTCCGCGGCAGCCTGGTCCGTCTCGAGATGCCGGTGTTGACGCCGGCCGAGACCAAGCAGATCGCCTACAGCGTGCTGACCGACCTGCAGAAGAAGCGCTTCGAGGAGACGCTCGAGCTGGACTTCTCGTTTGGCATGCGCAACCTGGCGCGTTTCCGCTGCAATGTGTTCAGCCAGCGGGGCGCCGTCGGAGCCGTGTACCGGGTGATTCCGGAACTGATCCGGAATCTCAAGGACCTGGGACTCCCCCAGGTCGTCTCCATGCTCGCCGATCGACCCCGCGGCCTGGTCCTGGTAACCGGGCCAACCGGCAGCGGAAAGAGCACGACGCTCGCGGCGATCATCGACAAGATCAACATTGAGCGGCATCACCACATCCTGACAATCGAGGATCCCATCGAGTACATCCACGAGCACAAGAACTGCCTGGTCAACCAGCGCGAACTGCTCGGTGACACCCAGACATTCGGGGCCGCGCTGCGCTCCGCCCTGCGCGAAGACCCCGACGTGGTGTACATCGGCGAGATGCGCGACCTCGAGACGGTCGAATCCGCGCTCCGCATTGCGGAGACCGGCCACCTGACGTTCGCCACGCTGCACACCAACTCGGCCTCCCAGACGGTCAACCGGATCGTCGACGTGTTTCCGGCGCATCAGCAGACCCAGATCCGGACACAGTTGTCCATGGTGCTCGAGGGGATCGTCTGCCAGACGCTGCTTCCACGGGCGGACGGCAAGGGGCGGGTGGTCGCCGTTGAGGTGTTGATCCCGACGACGGCGATTCGGAACCTGATCCGCGAGGACAAGGTCCACCAGATCTACTCGTCGATGCAGGCCGGCCAGGAAAAGGCGGGGTCGCAGACGCTCAACCAGTCGCTGGCCAGTTTGTACTATGCTGGCGCAATCTCACTCGACGTCGCGCGCGCGGCGTCTTCGTCGAAGGATGATCAACCGGGGTGCCGGCACGGTGCCGGGGGCAGGGACCGGACGGCCTGTCGGGCGCGCTGGAACACGTGA
- a CDS encoding type II secretion system F family protein encodes MATFAYTGRKRSGEIVSGEQVSDTTENAVAALRKEQILVTRIKAVDAKALPVVKALKRGKKVNAKNLAIFTRQFSVMIDAGLPLVQCLEILGNQEEDKHFAQTILETRGDVESGASLADAMRKHPGAFDGLFTNMVAAGEAGGILDAILKRLAVYIEKNVKLKGQVKSAMIYPVAVISIAVIVIIVILWKVIPTFAALFAGLGAQLPLPTRVVIWLSGAVVTFMPVIIIFAVGGSYGLKQYYRTNGGRHTIDRLALRAPVIGGILRKIAVARFCRTLSTLISSGVPILDGLDITAKTSGNAIIEDAILKTRASIERGETIAQPLKETGVFPSMVSQMIGVGEATGALDTMLAKIADFYEEEVDTAVAGLLTLMEPMLIAFLGGAVGGIVIAMYLPIFDLISKLT; translated from the coding sequence ATGGCCACATTTGCGTATACCGGACGGAAGCGTAGCGGAGAGATCGTCAGCGGCGAACAGGTCTCCGATACGACGGAGAATGCTGTCGCCGCACTGCGGAAAGAACAGATCCTGGTGACCAGGATCAAAGCGGTCGACGCCAAGGCCCTGCCCGTCGTCAAGGCCCTCAAGCGAGGCAAGAAGGTCAACGCCAAGAATCTGGCGATCTTCACCCGCCAGTTCTCCGTGATGATCGACGCCGGCCTGCCGCTGGTGCAGTGCCTTGAGATCCTGGGCAATCAGGAAGAGGACAAGCACTTCGCGCAGACGATTCTGGAAACGCGCGGCGACGTCGAATCCGGCGCGTCGCTGGCCGATGCGATGCGGAAACACCCGGGCGCGTTCGACGGCCTGTTTACGAACATGGTGGCCGCCGGCGAGGCAGGCGGTATTCTCGACGCCATCCTCAAGCGGCTGGCGGTCTACATCGAGAAGAACGTCAAGCTGAAGGGTCAGGTCAAGTCGGCGATGATCTACCCGGTCGCCGTGATTTCGATTGCGGTCATCGTCATCATCGTCATCCTCTGGAAGGTTATCCCGACGTTCGCCGCCCTGTTCGCGGGTCTCGGCGCGCAACTGCCGCTGCCCACCCGCGTGGTCATCTGGCTGAGCGGCGCGGTCGTCACGTTCATGCCCGTCATCATCATCTTTGCGGTGGGAGGCAGCTACGGGCTGAAGCAGTACTACCGCACGAACGGCGGGCGCCATACGATTGACAGGCTGGCTCTGCGCGCTCCCGTGATCGGCGGGATCCTGCGCAAGATTGCCGTCGCCCGATTCTGCCGGACATTGTCGACCTTGATCAGTTCGGGGGTGCCGATTCTCGATGGCCTCGACATCACCGCCAAGACGTCGGGCAACGCCATCATCGAAGACGCGATTCTGAAGACGCGCGCCAGCATCGAGCGCGGCGAGACCATCGCGCAGCCGCTCAAGGAAACGGGCGTGTTTCCGAGCATGGTCAGCCAGATGATTGGTGTTGGTGAGGCGACCGGCGCGCTCGACACGATGCTCGCCAAGATCGCCGACTTCTACGAGGAGGAGGTCGATACGGCTGTCGCCGGCCTGCTCACGTTGATGGAACCCATGCTCATCGCCTTCCTCGGCGGCGCGGTCGGCGGGATCGTGATCGCGATGTACCTGCCGATCTTCGATCTGATCAGCAAGCTCACCTGA
- a CDS encoding ATP-binding protein, which produces MAEGLLRRTLIALMIVRLVISAVLLGSAAFIQWSAAPGSQLWPLYGLIGLTFALSILYATVLKPSARHPWSLDLQLALDTLTVAAFVWVTGGITSYFSSLFALPIIAASIFQHRRGTLLVVVLGVLLYAAMVSVQYAVPGAASWVGWAGISLPLPSWQVALYTVAINAVGFLAVGALSASLAGRLKRRDEQLAEASTEIASLQAFSHHIINSLTMGLVTTDTGGRVLTFNRAAEAILGRRASDTLGSQAAHVLQLPPAFAAQLDGHADLAGNRRADYRYERADGTTIDLGLSVAPFLAADVRAGFVFSFQDVTLFRKLERDARMHQRLAAVGEMAAGIAHEIRNPLASMSGSIQLLRQELQLTEDQAQLMDIVLRESDRLNRTIGQFLAYARPRRFNVARFDVRLAVRDTALLLRHGTGVDERHSIDVDVPPDAVWCEADEGQVKQILWNLATNGIRAMPDGGRLRLAARFGPDQLEAILEVQDDGVGISEGELDTIFQPFRSGFAQGTGLGMAIVYRIVNDYGGEIRVTSQPGAGTTVQVRLPVQVKVAVQAQAQGA; this is translated from the coding sequence ATGGCCGAGGGTCTGTTGCGGCGAACGCTGATCGCGCTGATGATCGTCCGCCTCGTCATCAGTGCGGTGTTGCTGGGATCCGCCGCGTTCATCCAGTGGAGCGCGGCACCCGGCAGCCAGCTCTGGCCGCTCTATGGCTTGATTGGGCTCACCTTCGCGCTCTCGATCCTGTACGCGACCGTTCTGAAGCCTTCGGCTCGGCACCCCTGGTCGCTCGACCTCCAGTTGGCCCTCGACACGCTCACTGTGGCGGCGTTCGTTTGGGTTACTGGCGGGATCACGAGTTACTTCTCCTCCCTGTTCGCGCTGCCGATCATCGCGGCCAGCATCTTCCAGCATCGGCGTGGCACGCTCCTCGTCGTCGTGCTCGGTGTGCTGCTCTACGCCGCCATGGTCAGTGTCCAGTATGCCGTTCCAGGCGCGGCCTCGTGGGTCGGTTGGGCCGGGATTTCGCTTCCGCTCCCCAGCTGGCAGGTGGCCCTCTACACCGTAGCGATCAACGCCGTGGGGTTCCTGGCCGTTGGGGCGCTCAGTGCCTCGCTGGCAGGCCGCCTCAAGCGCCGCGATGAGCAACTGGCCGAGGCGTCAACCGAGATCGCCAGCCTCCAGGCGTTCAGCCACCACATCATCAACAGTTTGACGATGGGGCTTGTCACCACCGATACCGGCGGCCGCGTCCTGACGTTCAATCGGGCAGCCGAGGCCATTCTCGGCAGACGGGCCTCAGACACGCTGGGCAGCCAGGCGGCGCACGTGCTGCAGTTGCCCCCGGCGTTCGCGGCCCAACTCGACGGGCACGCCGACTTGGCGGGCAACCGCCGGGCCGACTATCGGTACGAGCGCGCGGACGGCACCACCATCGACCTAGGCCTCAGCGTCGCGCCGTTTCTCGCTGCCGACGTGCGCGCCGGGTTCGTGTTCTCGTTCCAGGACGTGACGCTGTTCCGAAAGCTCGAACGCGATGCCCGGATGCATCAGCGGCTGGCGGCCGTTGGCGAAATGGCGGCCGGGATTGCCCACGAGATTCGGAATCCCCTGGCATCGATGTCGGGGTCGATCCAGTTGCTTCGTCAGGAACTGCAGTTGACCGAGGACCAGGCGCAGTTGATGGACATCGTGCTGCGCGAATCGGATCGCCTCAACCGGACGATTGGCCAGTTCCTGGCCTACGCCAGGCCCCGGCGCTTCAACGTCGCGCGCTTCGACGTCCGGCTGGCGGTTCGCGATACGGCTCTCCTGCTCCGACATGGCACCGGCGTCGATGAGCGCCATTCAATCGACGTCGATGTGCCGCCGGATGCCGTCTGGTGCGAGGCGGATGAAGGGCAGGTAAAGCAGATCCTGTGGAACCTCGCCACCAACGGGATCCGCGCCATGCCGGATGGCGGTCGTCTTCGCCTGGCCGCGCGGTTCGGTCCCGACCAGCTCGAGGCGATTCTCGAAGTCCAGGATGATGGGGTCGGCATTTCCGAAGGCGAACTCGACACGATCTTCCAGCCGTTTCGCAGTGGGTTCGCGCAGGGGACCGGACTCGGGATGGCGATTGTCTATCGCATTGTCAACGACTACGGCGGAGAGATCCGGGTGACGTCGCAGCCGGGAGCGGGGACAACCGTCCAGGTCAGACTTCCCGTCCAGGTCAAGGTCGCCGTTCAGGCACAAGCCCAGGGAGCGTAA
- a CDS encoding sigma-54 dependent transcriptional regulator, with product MTTDTPAPTDPRGRILVVDDERSMRELLHIVLRREGYTVFLAENGQTALATLEREPIDLLISDIRMPDISGVELLRAAKQNDPDLVGIMITAFASTETAVEALRLGAYDYLTKPFDVEELKAKVRNALERRSLRQENVLLKRTLRTGSVFSNIVGRSKPMEAVFDLIETVAPTNSTILVTGESGTGKELVARAIHVHSMRRDRAFVALNCGALPETLLESELFGHMRGAFTGAAVTKKGLLEMAEHGTVFLDEISEMSPMMQVKLLRVLQERTFRRLGGAEEIVADIRIITATNCDLSRLVAEGKFREDLFYRINVIPIALPPLRERREDIPLLAEHFLAKYRGQMGKSIEGISPDVVTCLEAFGWPGNVRQLENVIERAVALERSPVIQLDSLPADLRVPAVAPGSAEPGEGATQLPPQGLDLPRLLEAQEREYVAQALSQAGGRHDRAAQLLAISPRQFRYLLDKHQLR from the coding sequence ATGACGACCGACACCCCAGCCCCGACGGACCCGCGCGGCCGCATCCTGGTTGTAGACGACGAACGATCCATGCGGGAATTGCTGCACATCGTGCTGCGGCGTGAGGGCTATACCGTGTTTCTGGCGGAGAACGGCCAGACCGCTCTCGCCACGCTGGAGCGGGAGCCCATCGATTTGCTGATTTCCGACATCAGGATGCCGGACATCAGCGGGGTTGAGCTGCTGCGGGCCGCCAAGCAGAACGACCCGGATCTGGTCGGCATCATGATTACCGCCTTCGCGTCGACCGAGACGGCCGTCGAGGCGTTGCGTCTGGGTGCGTACGACTACCTGACCAAGCCGTTCGATGTGGAGGAACTGAAGGCCAAAGTCCGCAACGCGCTCGAGCGTCGAAGCCTGCGCCAGGAGAACGTGCTGCTCAAGCGGACCCTGCGCACCGGGTCGGTCTTTTCGAACATCGTCGGCCGCAGCAAGCCCATGGAGGCCGTCTTCGATCTGATCGAGACCGTCGCGCCCACCAACAGCACGATTCTCGTGACGGGCGAATCGGGCACCGGCAAGGAACTGGTCGCCCGGGCCATTCATGTGCACTCCATGCGGCGTGATCGGGCGTTTGTCGCGCTCAACTGCGGCGCGTTGCCAGAGACCCTGTTGGAATCGGAGTTGTTCGGGCACATGCGCGGCGCCTTCACAGGAGCCGCCGTGACCAAGAAGGGGCTGCTCGAGATGGCGGAACACGGCACCGTGTTTCTCGACGAAATCTCCGAGATGAGTCCGATGATGCAGGTGAAGCTGCTTCGCGTCCTGCAGGAGCGCACGTTCCGCCGGCTCGGCGGGGCAGAGGAAATTGTCGCCGACATCCGGATCATCACCGCAACCAACTGCGATCTGTCGCGGCTGGTCGCCGAGGGGAAGTTCCGCGAGGACCTGTTCTATCGAATCAACGTGATTCCGATCGCGTTGCCGCCGCTGCGCGAGCGGCGGGAGGATATTCCGCTGCTGGCCGAACACTTTCTGGCGAAGTACCGAGGCCAGATGGGAAAGTCCATCGAGGGAATCTCGCCCGACGTGGTGACGTGCCTGGAGGCGTTCGGGTGGCCTGGCAACGTCCGGCAACTCGAGAACGTTATCGAGCGTGCGGTTGCGCTCGAGCGAAGCCCCGTCATTCAGCTCGACAGCCTCCCGGCGGACCTTCGCGTGCCTGCCGTCGCCCCTGGCTCGGCCGAGCCGGGCGAAGGCGCAACCCAGCTGCCGCCTCAGGGCCTCGACCTCCCTCGACTCCTGGAGGCGCAGGAGAGGGAATACGTAGCACAGGCGCTCAGCCAGGCTGGCGGCCGGCACGACCGCGCTGCCCAGTTGCTGGCGATCAGCCCACGCCAGTTCCGATACCTCCTCGACAAGCACCAGCTCAGGTAG
- a CDS encoding thioredoxin domain-containing protein: MSKVVRRILLLLTLVGLASSLASLYVHVQLLRQPGYVSFCDVNAAVSCTQVYQSQYANVAGVPVALFGALWYAGVMVLLAGSRWGWPSLRESAVGYVFVLSVLGLGAVLYFAYASLVILKIVCAMCIITYVAVTGVFLTSGARIPFPMITIPRRCWQDFRTALTSPSAIGVVLVFIASSTAAIAFMPRHGELQASPVQQAGGDRTSEFIRFWESQPRVQVPVPAEGASVVIVKFSDYMCPACAQSYLDDKPILAKYRAEYAGVVKFITKDYPLETECNANLRQDLHLASCESAVAVRLARLKGRGDAMEDWLYTRNQALTPPIVRQAARDIGGVPDFDEQYQLVLNQVKSDIGLATILGINRTPTFFIGHRDPGTDTVVYVRNEGALPPQYFELALQYELKKAGKIKP, encoded by the coding sequence ATGTCGAAAGTCGTCCGCCGCATCCTCCTTCTGTTGACCCTGGTCGGACTGGCCTCGTCTCTCGCATCGCTGTACGTGCACGTTCAACTGCTGCGACAACCAGGCTACGTCAGCTTCTGCGACGTGAATGCGGCGGTCAGCTGCACACAGGTGTACCAAAGCCAGTACGCCAACGTGGCGGGCGTGCCGGTCGCGCTGTTCGGCGCGTTGTGGTACGCGGGTGTGATGGTGCTGCTGGCCGGGTCGCGCTGGGGCTGGCCGAGCCTGCGCGAAAGCGCCGTGGGGTACGTCTTCGTACTCAGCGTGTTGGGCCTTGGTGCCGTGCTTTACTTTGCGTACGCGTCGCTTGTCATCCTCAAGATCGTCTGCGCGATGTGCATCATCACCTATGTCGCGGTGACTGGTGTATTTCTCACTTCAGGTGCAAGGATACCGTTCCCCATGATCACGATTCCCCGCCGATGCTGGCAGGATTTCAGGACGGCGCTGACCAGCCCGTCCGCCATAGGTGTTGTCCTGGTGTTCATTGCGTCTTCGACCGCGGCGATCGCCTTCATGCCTCGCCATGGCGAACTCCAGGCGTCACCCGTCCAGCAGGCTGGCGGCGATCGCACCAGCGAGTTCATTCGCTTCTGGGAATCCCAGCCGCGTGTGCAGGTGCCGGTCCCGGCCGAAGGCGCGAGTGTCGTCATCGTCAAGTTCTCCGACTACATGTGCCCGGCGTGCGCGCAGAGTTACCTGGACGACAAGCCGATTCTGGCGAAGTACCGGGCGGAGTACGCCGGCGTGGTCAAGTTCATCACGAAGGACTACCCGCTCGAGACGGAGTGCAACGCCAACCTAAGGCAGGATCTGCACCTCGCGTCGTGCGAGTCGGCAGTCGCGGTGCGGCTGGCGCGGCTCAAGGGGCGGGGCGACGCGATGGAAGACTGGCTGTATACGCGAAACCAGGCGCTTACGCCCCCCATCGTACGGCAGGCCGCGCGTGACATCGGCGGCGTGCCGGATTTCGACGAGCAGTATCAACTGGTGCTGAATCAGGTGAAGAGCGATATCGGGCTGGCGACGATCCTCGGCATCAACCGGACACCGACCTTCTTTATCGGACACCGCGATCCCGGCACAGATACGGTCGTGTACGTCCGGAACGAGGGCGCGCTTCCGCCTCAGTACTTCGAGCTGGCCCTCCAGTACGAACTGAAGAAGGCCGGCAAGATCAAGCCCTGA
- a CDS encoding ABC transporter ATP-binding protein — protein sequence MAAIQTDSLTKDYAVGFWRPRPYRALDGVTLRVEANEVFGFLGPNGAGKTTTLKLLMQLIYPSSGRISILGRPAGDLDVRRRVGFLPEAPYFYDYLTAEELLEYFAGLFGIRNPERRRRVSDLLDRVGIGGERRLPMRKFSKGMLQRVGLAQALINEPEVVFLDEPMSGLDPIGRRDVRTIILSLRDRGCTVFFSSHILSDAETLCSRVGILVGGRMVAAGSMAEMLAFKVEGWELVATGIDPVALGTLGGAVRGVAEAADGRCTVDLAPDCEPERVIAAIHDRGGRVVSLNPLRATLEDVFMQQVKASQTAAPAGRFMPEG from the coding sequence ATGGCTGCAATCCAGACAGACAGTCTCACCAAGGACTATGCCGTCGGCTTCTGGCGCCCGCGTCCGTACCGGGCCCTCGACGGCGTGACGCTGCGCGTGGAAGCCAACGAGGTCTTCGGTTTCCTCGGCCCGAACGGCGCTGGCAAGACGACGACTCTGAAGCTGCTGATGCAGTTGATCTATCCCTCGTCCGGCCGCATCTCGATCCTCGGCCGGCCCGCCGGCGATCTCGACGTGCGGCGCCGCGTCGGGTTCCTGCCGGAGGCCCCGTACTTCTACGACTACCTGACGGCCGAAGAACTGCTCGAGTACTTTGCCGGACTGTTCGGGATCAGGAATCCGGAACGCCGGAGACGGGTCAGCGATCTGCTCGATCGCGTGGGCATCGGCGGCGAACGGCGGCTGCCGATGCGGAAGTTCTCCAAAGGCATGCTGCAGCGCGTCGGCCTCGCACAGGCTCTGATCAACGAACCCGAGGTCGTGTTCCTCGATGAGCCGATGTCGGGACTCGACCCGATCGGGCGCCGCGACGTCCGCACCATCATCCTGAGCCTCCGCGACCGCGGGTGCACGGTGTTCTTCAGTTCGCACATCCTGTCGGATGCCGAAACGCTCTGCAGCCGCGTGGGCATCTTGGTCGGCGGGAGGATGGTGGCGGCCGGCAGCATGGCGGAGATGCTTGCGTTCAAGGTCGAGGGGTGGGAATTGGTGGCGACCGGCATCGATCCGGTCGCGCTTGGCACGCTCGGCGGAGCGGTGCGCGGCGTCGCGGAGGCTGCCGATGGTCGATGCACGGTCGACCTCGCGCCGGACTGCGAGCCCGAACGCGTCATCGCGGCGATTCACGATCGAGGCGGCCGCGTGGTCTCGCTCAATCCGCTTCGCGCGACACTCGAAGATGTCTTCATGCAACAAGTCAAAGCCAGCCAGACCGCGGCGCCGGCCGGGCGGTTCATGCCGGAGGGTTGA